The following proteins are co-located in the Noviherbaspirillum sp. UKPF54 genome:
- a CDS encoding 4Fe-4S dicluster domain-containing protein, translating to MPDLTRRPHIPIVPDAERRTFLKLMAASMALAGAGCSGPPQETILPYVDMPENMVPGKPLYYATAFMHRGYAQGVLVENNMGRPTKIEGNPRHPASLGATSVFAQASVLQLWDPDRSQAVRQGGALSTWDAFRAALSRQRLAWEANGGAGLRILTGTVTSPTLAAQMAALLERYPNARWHSHDPVHDDAGAEAANLAFGRATDMLYRFDRAAAVLAVDADVFGDWPGHLRYARDFMQGRRAGAPQFDKRLYALEASPGLLGAVADNRLALPPHDIERTLWRIAARLGMPGLPPEIPPAPDERAGKWETVLAALLAAQRGRCLIVAGGAVSPRSRALAHLMNAHLGNLGKTVIPIAPVQAGPLDHAQSIAALADDMRAGAVTALVILGANPVYDAPADLGFEQALRKVPFSAHLGLYRDETAHASTWHLPAAHGYEAWSDGRAFDGSAAIAQPVIAPLYGGRSAHELLSMLAEGNERAGHALVRNYWRGRIGAGDFDHLWQDALRQGVVGGSASAPLALRPARSVPPPDFEGPALRALFVSDTSVGAGEYANNAWLQELPRPFSTLTWDNAAIVGERTAQALGVQSGDMLRLSLADHPLVALEAPAWVWRGQAEGVVTLPLGYGRRSAGHVGNGVGFDAYRLRTLHGPHALKAQRSGRHVAFATTQNHQQMEGRDIARMATLAEFRRNPHFATDEKRERTPQESLYPPWEYKDYKWGMAIDLNACIGCRSCTIACQAENNIPVVGREQVMRGREMHWIRVDRYDTGTSAHPRSVFQPVPCMHCENAPCELVCPVEAAVHDSEGLNLQVYNRCVGTRFCSNNCPYKVRRFNFLHYTGTTLDRAPPAYNPEVTVRRSGVMEKCTYCVQRITRARIEAEKLGRRLQDGEVVTACQAVCPTEAIVFGDLNDPESRVNRAKASALDYSLLAELNTRPRTTYAALVLNPDDELT from the coding sequence ATGCCAGACCTGACCCGCCGCCCGCACATTCCCATCGTTCCCGACGCGGAACGCCGCACCTTCCTGAAGCTGATGGCGGCGTCCATGGCGCTGGCCGGCGCCGGATGCAGCGGGCCGCCGCAGGAAACAATCCTGCCCTACGTCGACATGCCGGAAAACATGGTGCCCGGCAAGCCGCTGTATTACGCGACCGCCTTCATGCACCGGGGATATGCGCAGGGCGTGCTAGTGGAAAACAACATGGGGCGGCCGACCAAGATCGAGGGCAATCCGCGCCATCCCGCCAGCCTGGGCGCCACCAGCGTGTTCGCCCAGGCATCGGTGCTGCAGCTGTGGGACCCGGACCGCTCGCAGGCGGTGCGCCAGGGCGGCGCGCTGTCGACCTGGGACGCATTCAGGGCCGCCTTGTCGCGGCAGCGTCTAGCGTGGGAGGCCAACGGCGGCGCCGGACTGCGCATCCTTACCGGTACGGTGACTTCGCCGACACTCGCCGCCCAGATGGCAGCGCTGCTGGAGCGCTATCCGAACGCGCGCTGGCACAGCCATGATCCGGTGCACGACGACGCCGGCGCCGAAGCGGCGAACCTTGCCTTCGGGCGCGCCACCGACATGCTGTACCGTTTCGACCGCGCCGCCGCCGTGCTCGCCGTCGATGCCGATGTGTTCGGCGACTGGCCCGGTCACCTGCGTTATGCACGCGATTTCATGCAGGGGCGGCGCGCCGGCGCGCCGCAGTTCGACAAGCGGCTGTATGCGCTGGAGGCCAGTCCCGGGCTGCTCGGCGCGGTAGCCGACAACCGGCTGGCCTTGCCGCCGCACGACATCGAGCGGACCCTGTGGCGCATCGCCGCGCGCCTGGGCATGCCGGGCCTGCCGCCGGAAATTCCTCCCGCGCCTGACGAGCGCGCCGGAAAATGGGAAACGGTGCTGGCCGCGCTGCTGGCGGCGCAGCGCGGCCGCTGCCTGATCGTCGCCGGCGGCGCCGTTTCTCCGCGCAGCCGGGCGCTGGCGCACCTGATGAACGCCCATCTCGGCAACCTCGGCAAGACCGTAATCCCGATCGCGCCCGTGCAGGCTGGGCCGCTCGACCATGCGCAGTCGATCGCGGCGCTGGCCGACGACATGCGCGCGGGCGCGGTCACAGCACTCGTCATCCTCGGCGCCAACCCGGTGTACGACGCCCCGGCCGACCTCGGCTTCGAGCAGGCGCTGCGCAAGGTGCCGTTCAGCGCGCATCTCGGGCTGTACCGCGACGAAACCGCGCATGCCTCGACCTGGCACCTGCCGGCCGCGCACGGCTACGAGGCGTGGAGCGACGGACGTGCGTTCGACGGCAGCGCCGCGATCGCCCAGCCGGTGATCGCGCCATTGTATGGCGGGCGCTCGGCGCATGAGTTGCTGAGCATGCTGGCGGAAGGCAACGAGCGTGCCGGGCATGCGCTGGTGCGCAATTACTGGCGCGGCAGAATCGGCGCGGGGGATTTCGACCACCTCTGGCAGGACGCGCTGCGCCAGGGCGTGGTTGGCGGCAGTGCCAGCGCGCCGCTGGCGCTGCGCCCGGCGCGCTCTGTGCCACCGCCGGACTTTGAAGGGCCGGCGCTGCGGGCCTTGTTCGTTTCCGATACTTCGGTCGGCGCCGGCGAATATGCCAACAATGCCTGGCTGCAGGAACTGCCGAGGCCGTTCAGCACACTCACCTGGGACAATGCCGCCATCGTCGGCGAACGTACCGCGCAGGCCTTGGGCGTGCAAAGCGGCGACATGCTGCGCCTGTCGCTCGCGGACCATCCGCTGGTGGCACTCGAAGCACCCGCCTGGGTATGGCGCGGGCAGGCCGAGGGCGTCGTCACGCTGCCCCTAGGCTACGGGCGGCGCTCGGCCGGACATGTGGGCAACGGCGTCGGCTTCGATGCCTACCGCCTGCGCACGCTGCATGGGCCGCATGCGTTGAAGGCGCAACGGAGCGGGCGGCACGTCGCGTTCGCCACGACCCAGAACCACCAGCAGATGGAAGGGCGCGACATCGCGCGCATGGCGACGCTGGCGGAATTCCGCCGCAATCCGCATTTCGCCACCGACGAGAAGCGCGAACGCACGCCGCAGGAATCGCTCTATCCGCCGTGGGAGTACAAGGACTACAAGTGGGGCATGGCGATCGACCTGAACGCCTGCATCGGCTGCCGCTCCTGCACCATCGCCTGCCAGGCGGAGAACAACATCCCGGTGGTCGGCCGGGAACAGGTCATGCGCGGGCGCGAGATGCACTGGATCCGGGTCGACCGCTACGACACCGGCACCAGCGCGCACCCGCGCAGCGTGTTCCAGCCGGTGCCGTGCATGCATTGCGAGAACGCGCCATGCGAACTGGTCTGCCCGGTGGAAGCTGCGGTGCACGACAGCGAGGGTCTCAACCTGCAGGTCTACAACCGCTGCGTCGGCACGCGCTTCTGCTCCAACAATTGCCCGTACAAGGTGCGCCGCTTCAATTTCCTGCATTACACCGGCACGACGCTCGACCGGGCGCCGCCGGCGTACAACCCGGAAGTGACCGTGCGCCGCAGCGGCGTGATGGAGAAGTGCACCTACTGCGTGCAGCGCATCACGCGCGCGCGCATCGAGGCGGAAAAGCTTGGGCGCCGCCTGCAGGACGGGGAAGTGGTCACCGCCTGCCAGGCGGTATGCCCGACGGAGGCGATCGTGTTCGGCGACCTGAACGACCCGGAAAGCAGGGTGAACCGGGCCAAGGCGTCCGCATTGGACTACAGCCTGCTGGCGGAACTGAATACGCGCCCGCGCACCACGTATGCGGCGCTGGTGCTGAATCCGGATGACGAACTGACATGA
- a CDS encoding cytochrome c3 family protein: protein MAQAFSRRSVLALKLLFIAAFLLIVAAIAAARWYSGPDVKVGQPVTQPIPFSHKHHAGDDGIDCRYCHASVEKSAFAGLPSTRICLTCHSQLYRDSPLLAPLHASARDNTPIRWNRVHDLPDFVYFDHSIHVNKGVACVECHGRIDQMPLTWREASLEMQWCLQCHRNAQQHIRPLSEVFSMADRQPLSPQETARLARQYRLQDTRRLTDCSTCHR from the coding sequence ATGGCGCAAGCCTTCAGTCGACGCAGCGTCCTTGCGCTCAAGCTGCTTTTTATCGCAGCCTTCCTGCTCATCGTCGCGGCCATCGCCGCCGCGCGCTGGTACAGCGGGCCGGACGTGAAGGTGGGCCAGCCGGTGACGCAGCCGATCCCGTTCAGCCACAAGCACCATGCCGGCGACGATGGCATCGATTGCCGCTACTGCCATGCGTCGGTCGAGAAGTCCGCTTTCGCCGGCCTGCCCAGCACCCGGATCTGCCTGACCTGCCACTCGCAACTGTACCGCGACTCGCCGCTGCTGGCACCGCTGCATGCCAGCGCGCGCGACAACACGCCGATCCGCTGGAACCGCGTGCACGACCTGCCGGACTTCGTGTACTTCGATCACAGCATCCACGTCAACAAGGGCGTGGCCTGCGTCGAATGCCACGGCCGCATCGACCAGATGCCATTGACCTGGCGCGAAGCCTCGCTCGAGATGCAGTGGTGCCTGCAATGCCACCGCAACGCGCAGCAGCACATCCGGCCGCTGTCGGAAGTGTTTTCGATGGCCGACAGGCAGCCGCTGTCGCCGCAGGAAACGGCGCGGCTGGCCCGGCAGTACCGCCTGCAGGACACGCGCCGCCTGACAGACTGCTCCACCTGCCACCGATAG
- a CDS encoding PRC-barrel domain-containing protein has translation MPLVLPDKGNLESIMMYNVKALHGMKVVATDGDIGTVEDVYFDDERWAIRYFAVDAGGLAGERKVLLSPASLRHLYWQERAMNVELTRKQVEDSPDIDTARPVSRQHEVEFYDYYGYPYYWAGPYLWGYASLPAAEAQPLEQPDPEVRRERLEQEHQKDDPHLRSSREVIGYGIQATDRKLGHVEDLLFDDEDWSIRMLVVDPRNWWPGPSVLVSPQRIDHIDWLDRSVAVNLTRDEIEHCPKYDEADLSADVRTRPPPGADGVPGGADSRSGRR, from the coding sequence GTGCCGCTGGTACTGCCGGACAAGGGTAACCTGGAGAGCATCATGATGTACAACGTGAAAGCCCTGCACGGAATGAAGGTTGTCGCGACCGATGGCGATATCGGCACCGTCGAGGATGTTTATTTCGACGATGAAAGGTGGGCCATCCGCTATTTCGCGGTGGATGCCGGCGGGCTGGCCGGCGAGCGCAAGGTGCTGCTGTCGCCGGCTTCGCTGCGCCACCTTTACTGGCAGGAACGGGCCATGAACGTCGAGCTGACGCGCAAGCAGGTGGAAGACAGCCCGGACATCGATACCGCCCGGCCGGTATCGCGCCAGCACGAGGTCGAGTTCTACGATTACTACGGCTATCCGTATTATTGGGCCGGCCCCTATCTGTGGGGCTACGCCAGCCTGCCGGCGGCCGAAGCGCAGCCGCTGGAGCAGCCCGATCCCGAGGTCCGGCGCGAACGACTGGAGCAGGAGCACCAGAAGGACGATCCGCACCTGCGCAGCAGCCGCGAGGTGATCGGCTACGGCATCCAGGCCACCGACCGCAAGCTGGGCCATGTCGAGGACCTGCTGTTCGACGACGAGGACTGGTCGATCCGCATGCTGGTGGTCGATCCCCGCAACTGGTGGCCGGGGCCGTCGGTGCTGGTGTCGCCGCAGCGCATCGACCATATCGACTGGCTGGATCGCAGCGTGGCGGTAAACCTCACGCGCGACGAGATCGAGCATTGCCCGAAATACGACGAGGCCGACCTGAGCGCGGACGTGCGAACCCGGCCGCCGCCGGGCGCGGATGGCGTACCGGGCGGCGCCGACTCACGCAGTGGCCGGCGGTGA
- a CDS encoding Spy/CpxP family protein refolding chaperone translates to MTKRLWIVTAALLFSAASASAQSYGMGPGMMGGYGMGPEMMGGPGMMNGYGMGPGMMGGYGMPHGMMGGYGMGGMEYAVPDLTSDQRSKIAAAQKEFRQKQWQSMEKMQELHFQAEDIYREGKFDEQAARKNYDAMAAARKQMFENMLEQRKRIDAILTPQQREQLQRRPGPGR, encoded by the coding sequence ATGACCAAGCGCCTATGGATTGTTACCGCTGCACTTCTGTTTTCAGCGGCATCGGCTTCCGCTCAATCGTATGGAATGGGGCCCGGGATGATGGGCGGTTATGGCATGGGGCCTGAAATGATGGGCGGGCCCGGCATGATGAACGGCTATGGCATGGGGCCGGGAATGATGGGTGGCTATGGCATGCCGCACGGGATGATGGGCGGCTACGGGATGGGCGGCATGGAATATGCGGTGCCGGACCTGACGAGCGATCAGCGCAGCAAGATCGCCGCTGCCCAAAAGGAATTCCGGCAGAAGCAGTGGCAGTCGATGGAAAAAATGCAGGAACTGCATTTTCAGGCGGAAGACATCTACCGGGAGGGCAAGTTCGACGAACAGGCTGCGCGCAAGAATTACGACGCCATGGCGGCAGCGCGCAAGCAGATGTTCGAAAACATGCTTGAGCAAAGAAAGCGCATCGACGCAATTTTGACGCCGCAGCAGCGAGAGCAATTGCAACGCCGGCCGGGGCCCGGCCGCTGA
- a CDS encoding cytochrome c, producing MKALGTLFIAALLVIVAALVFIYSGWYDVSANSAHGAVARRLLGTVMRNSVRAHARHIVPPELSSQMARAGAGHFKEHCAECHGAPGVERGDIGRGLTPRPPKLADTAQNWSAGELYWIVRNGIKMTGMPAWDASHSDEEIWQTVAFVRLLPRMSPAEYQQMVTQAGPHGHAHAEEGGHGHDEHEH from the coding sequence ATGAAGGCGCTCGGAACCCTGTTCATCGCTGCGCTGCTGGTGATCGTTGCGGCGCTGGTATTCATTTATTCCGGCTGGTATGACGTGTCCGCCAACTCTGCGCATGGGGCAGTGGCGCGCCGGCTGTTGGGCACGGTGATGAGAAATTCGGTGCGGGCACACGCAAGGCATATCGTGCCGCCGGAACTGTCTTCGCAGATGGCGCGCGCCGGCGCAGGGCATTTCAAGGAGCACTGCGCGGAATGCCATGGCGCGCCCGGCGTCGAGCGCGGCGATATCGGACGAGGACTGACCCCGCGCCCGCCCAAGCTGGCCGACACCGCGCAGAACTGGTCGGCGGGGGAGCTCTACTGGATTGTCCGCAATGGCATCAAGATGACCGGGATGCCGGCATGGGACGCGTCGCACAGCGACGAGGAAATATGGCAGACAGTGGCGTTCGTCAGGCTGCTGCCGCGCATGTCGCCGGCCGAGTACCAGCAGATGGTCACGCAGGCCGGGCCGCACGGGCACGCGCATGCGGAAGAAGGCGGCCACGGGCATGATGAACACGAGCATTGA
- the petA gene encoding ubiquinol-cytochrome c reductase iron-sulfur subunit — protein MDYADEKLNRRKFLLTTTTIVGGAGVVATAVPFLSSMAPSEAAKAAGAPVEVDLTGVEPGKISTVEWRGKPVWILHRTDAMLAALGKHDALLADPASKIQQQPPYATNPARAIRPPFFVAIGICTHLGCVPVFRPEPGAPDLGADWPGGFYCPCHGSKFDLAGRVFKNVPAPRNLEVPAYTYLSDNRLLIGADKKAG, from the coding sequence ATGGACTATGCGGACGAAAAGCTGAACCGGAGAAAGTTCCTGCTCACCACCACCACGATCGTCGGCGGTGCGGGCGTGGTCGCCACTGCGGTGCCCTTTCTTTCTAGCATGGCCCCGAGCGAAGCGGCGAAGGCGGCCGGCGCGCCGGTCGAGGTCGATCTCACCGGCGTCGAACCGGGCAAGATCAGCACCGTCGAATGGCGCGGCAAGCCGGTGTGGATCCTGCACCGCACCGACGCCATGCTCGCCGCCCTGGGCAAGCATGACGCCCTGCTGGCCGACCCGGCATCGAAGATTCAGCAGCAGCCGCCCTACGCTACCAATCCGGCGCGCGCCATCCGCCCGCCCTTCTTCGTCGCCATCGGCATCTGCACCCACCTCGGCTGCGTGCCGGTGTTTCGGCCGGAGCCCGGCGCGCCCGACCTGGGCGCCGATTGGCCGGGCGGCTTCTACTGCCCCTGCCATGGTTCCAAGTTCGATCTTGCCGGGCGCGTGTTCAAGAACGTGCCCGCGCCGCGCAACCTGGAAGTGCCGGCCTACACCTACCTGAGCGACAACAGGCTGCTGATCGGCGCCGACAAGAAGGCTGGCTGA
- a CDS encoding autotransporter assembly complex family protein translates to MRPWRSVSVLPWLACLLLYAGNAAGAAYRVELDAPSSLKDLLKRHLDLLRYQERDDLNEDQLNFMLETVEAQVAKLTSTEGYFLPRTTVSVDRGGARPVVRLKVESGARTSVANVDVQVAGAASARSPAQAARVRRNWQLAPGEPFRQEDWDAAKQAGLQILQRRRYPAARIAESGARIYPDLQQADLSVRYDSGPLFTLGPLQISGTRRYPESIIRNVNPLAEGEEYSAERLLELQREIQRTPYFSNVVIDVDKDPARAQQAPVRVQVTEFPAQRLRAGVGYSTDTGAHVEGRYSHLNLFGRAWVLDTQLRLEQRRQLGAVELAMPPGSGGWVDSAHASIDRTTLEGIDLRSRRIGLRRARNTEKRDFAYTLEYYSDQLQQLNGATPPPDTVVEPGTQRALVAGAALTRRQIDNPRFPRRGYIASLELGAAFQGLLTDQTFFRAYSQLRQYNPIGRRDVVILRGELGAVVTKGGNAAIPASLLFRAGGTDSVRGYRYQSIGNERNGTVYPTRYLVTGGAEYQRWFSEKWGAAVFYDVGAASDSWSGKNFFHAVGVGARYRSPIGPINADLAYGFQGGNIRPHLSLGIVF, encoded by the coding sequence ATGCGTCCATGGCGATCGGTCTCGGTCCTGCCGTGGCTGGCCTGCCTGTTGCTGTACGCCGGCAATGCCGCTGGCGCCGCTTATCGGGTGGAACTGGATGCGCCCTCTTCCCTGAAAGACTTGCTCAAGCGTCACCTTGACCTCCTGCGCTACCAGGAGCGCGACGATCTCAACGAAGACCAGCTCAACTTCATGCTGGAAACGGTCGAAGCGCAGGTCGCGAAGCTGACCTCGACCGAAGGCTACTTCCTGCCGCGCACCACGGTCAGCGTCGACCGCGGCGGCGCGCGCCCCGTGGTGCGCCTGAAAGTCGAATCCGGCGCGCGCACCAGCGTCGCCAACGTGGACGTGCAAGTCGCCGGCGCGGCATCCGCACGCAGCCCGGCACAGGCGGCGCGGGTGCGCCGCAACTGGCAGCTCGCGCCGGGCGAGCCGTTCCGCCAGGAAGACTGGGACGCTGCCAAGCAGGCCGGCCTGCAAATCCTGCAGCGGCGCCGCTATCCGGCCGCGCGCATCGCCGAATCCGGCGCGCGCATCTATCCCGACCTCCAGCAAGCCGACCTGTCCGTGCGCTACGACAGCGGCCCCCTGTTCACCCTCGGGCCGTTGCAGATCAGCGGCACCAGGCGCTACCCGGAAAGCATCATCCGCAACGTCAATCCCTTGGCCGAGGGCGAGGAATACAGCGCCGAACGGCTGCTCGAACTGCAGCGCGAAATCCAGCGCACGCCGTATTTCAGCAATGTGGTGATCGACGTCGACAAGGACCCGGCGCGCGCGCAGCAGGCTCCGGTACGCGTGCAGGTGACGGAATTCCCGGCCCAGCGCCTGCGCGCCGGCGTCGGCTATTCCACCGATACCGGCGCCCACGTCGAAGGACGCTACTCCCACCTCAACCTGTTCGGCCGCGCCTGGGTGCTCGACACCCAGCTGCGGCTGGAGCAGCGCCGCCAGCTCGGTGCCGTCGAGCTGGCCATGCCGCCCGGTTCCGGCGGCTGGGTCGACAGCGCGCACGCCTCGATCGACCGCACGACACTGGAAGGCATCGACCTGCGCAGCCGCCGCATCGGGCTGCGCCGCGCGCGCAATACCGAAAAGCGCGACTTCGCCTATACCCTGGAGTATTACAGCGACCAGCTGCAGCAGCTGAACGGCGCCACGCCACCACCCGACACCGTGGTCGAGCCCGGCACCCAGCGCGCGCTGGTGGCCGGAGCGGCATTGACGCGCCGCCAGATCGACAATCCGCGCTTCCCGCGGCGCGGCTACATCGCCTCGCTGGAACTCGGCGCCGCGTTCCAGGGGCTGCTGACCGACCAGACCTTCTTCCGCGCGTACAGCCAGCTGCGCCAGTACAACCCGATCGGCCGGCGCGACGTGGTGATCCTGCGCGGCGAGCTGGGCGCGGTCGTCACCAAGGGCGGCAACGCGGCGATCCCCGCGTCGCTGTTGTTTCGCGCCGGCGGCACCGACTCGGTGCGCGGCTACCGCTACCAGAGCATCGGCAACGAGCGCAACGGCACCGTCTATCCGACCCGCTACCTGGTCACCGGCGGCGCCGAATACCAGCGCTGGTTCTCGGAAAAATGGGGCGCGGCCGTGTTCTACGATGTCGGCGCGGCGTCCGACAGCTGGAGCGGCAAGAACTTCTTCCATGCGGTCGGCGTCGGCGCGCGCTATCGCAGCCCGATCGGACCGATCAACGCCGACCTGGCGTACGGTTTTCAGGGCGGCAATATCCGGCCGCACCTGTCGCTCGGCATCGTGTTCTGA